A single genomic interval of Methylocystis sp. IM3 harbors:
- the ispG gene encoding flavodoxin-dependent (E)-4-hydroxy-3-methylbut-2-enyl-diphosphate synthase, whose protein sequence is MTDATESRLPDPVSAEPAPRKKTCAVRIGSGAGAVTVGGGAPIVVQSMTNTDTADVEATVAQVTALAQAGSEIVRITVDRNEAAAAVPHIREKLDRKGINVPLVGDFHYIGHKLLADHPACAEALAKYRINPGNVGFKDKKDRQFAAIVELAAKHDKAVRIGANWGSLDQELLTYLMDINAASDRPIDARAVTREALARSALMSAARAEEIGLAKNRIVISAKVSAVQDLIAVYRMLAQRSDYALHLGLTEAGMGSKGIVASASALGVLLQDGIGDTIRVSLTPEPGGDRTLEVRVAQEILQTMGFRTFVPLVAACPGCGRTTSTVFQELARDIQEHIRERMPIWRAQYPGVETLNVAVMGCIVNGPGESKHADIGISLPGTGETPAAPVFIDGKKAMTLRGEGIAEEFTRIVEDYVARRYGGEKEGAAAE, encoded by the coding sequence ATGACCGACGCTACCGAGTCCCGCCTGCCCGATCCCGTTTCCGCCGAGCCCGCGCCTCGCAAAAAGACCTGCGCCGTGCGGATCGGCTCGGGCGCCGGCGCCGTGACGGTCGGCGGCGGCGCGCCGATCGTCGTGCAGTCGATGACCAACACCGACACGGCGGACGTCGAGGCGACCGTCGCGCAGGTGACGGCGCTGGCGCAGGCGGGCTCCGAGATCGTCCGCATCACCGTCGATCGCAACGAGGCGGCGGCGGCCGTGCCGCATATCCGCGAGAAGCTCGACCGCAAGGGGATCAACGTCCCCCTCGTCGGCGATTTCCATTACATCGGCCACAAGCTCCTCGCCGATCATCCGGCCTGCGCCGAGGCGCTGGCCAAATATCGCATCAATCCGGGCAATGTCGGCTTCAAGGACAAGAAGGACCGCCAGTTCGCGGCGATCGTCGAACTCGCGGCGAAGCACGACAAGGCGGTGCGCATCGGCGCCAATTGGGGCTCGCTCGATCAGGAGCTGCTCACTTATCTGATGGACATCAACGCCGCCTCGGACCGGCCGATCGACGCGCGCGCGGTGACGCGCGAGGCGCTGGCGCGCTCGGCGCTGATGTCGGCCGCCCGCGCCGAGGAGATCGGCCTGGCGAAGAACCGCATCGTCATTTCGGCGAAGGTCTCCGCGGTGCAGGACCTCATCGCCGTCTATCGCATGCTCGCGCAGCGCAGCGACTATGCGCTTCATCTCGGCCTCACCGAGGCCGGCATGGGCTCGAAGGGGATCGTCGCCTCGGCCTCGGCGCTGGGCGTCCTGCTGCAGGACGGCATCGGCGACACGATCCGCGTCTCGCTCACTCCCGAGCCCGGCGGCGACCGCACGCTCGAAGTGCGCGTCGCGCAGGAAATCCTGCAAACCATGGGGTTCCGCACCTTCGTGCCGCTCGTCGCGGCCTGCCCCGGCTGCGGCCGCACCACCTCGACCGTCTTTCAGGAGCTCGCCCGCGACATTCAGGAGCATATCCGCGAGCGCATGCCGATCTGGCGCGCGCAATATCCGGGGGTCGAGACGCTCAATGTCGCGGTGATGGGCTGCATCGTGAACGGCCCCGGCGAGTCGAAACACGCCGACATCGGCATCTCGCTTCCCGGCACGGGCGAGACGCCGGCCGCGCCCGTCTTCATCGACGGCAAAAAGGCCATGACGCTGCGCGGCGAGGGCATCGCCGAGGAGTTCACCCGCATCGTCGAGGATTACGTCGCCCGCCGCTATGGGGGCGAGAAGGAAGGCGCGGCCGCCGAATAG
- a CDS encoding J domain-containing protein, whose translation MRDPYDVLGVSKSASAADIKKAYRQLAKKYHPDRNKDDVKAKERFAEINTAYEIVGDEKKKAQYDRGEIGADGKPRGFEGFGAGAGQGGFSRAWRSAGAGPGANQHFEFNVGGQGGGGFDPSDLFADLFGGRRRAQPTPERGEDVAATATVPLETAAKGGSARVILPSGRTLEVKVPAGVEDGQQIRLRGQGQPGGRGGEPGDALVTVKIAPHPYFKPEGRDLRLDLPVTIYEAALGAKVQTPTLDGKVELAVPAGSNGGRVLRLRGKGLPQTESKPAGDLYVTLKLMLPEEPDAEFEARLRDLRERHHYDPRRKMG comes from the coding sequence ATGCGCGATCCTTACGACGTACTCGGCGTTTCCAAATCGGCGAGCGCGGCCGACATCAAGAAGGCCTATCGCCAGCTCGCCAAGAAATACCATCCCGACCGCAACAAGGACGACGTCAAGGCCAAGGAGCGGTTCGCGGAAATCAATACGGCCTACGAAATCGTCGGCGACGAGAAGAAGAAAGCCCAATACGACCGGGGCGAGATCGGAGCCGACGGCAAGCCCAGGGGCTTTGAGGGCTTCGGCGCCGGCGCGGGGCAGGGCGGCTTCTCGCGCGCCTGGCGCTCGGCGGGCGCGGGGCCGGGGGCGAACCAGCATTTCGAATTCAATGTCGGCGGCCAGGGGGGCGGCGGCTTCGACCCGAGCGACCTCTTCGCCGATCTCTTCGGCGGGCGCCGGCGCGCCCAGCCGACGCCCGAGCGTGGCGAGGACGTCGCCGCGACGGCGACCGTGCCGCTCGAAACCGCCGCCAAGGGCGGCTCGGCCCGCGTCATTCTGCCCTCCGGCCGCACGCTCGAAGTCAAGGTTCCCGCCGGGGTGGAGGACGGCCAGCAGATCCGCCTGCGCGGACAGGGCCAGCCGGGCGGGCGCGGCGGCGAGCCCGGCGACGCGCTGGTGACGGTGAAGATCGCCCCCCACCCCTACTTCAAACCCGAAGGACGGGATCTGCGGCTCGATCTGCCGGTGACGATTTACGAGGCGGCGCTGGGCGCGAAGGTGCAGACGCCGACGCTCGACGGCAAGGTCGAGCTCGCCGTGCCGGCGGGCTCCAACGGCGGCCGCGTGCTGCGCCTGCGCGGCAAGGGCCTGCCCCAGACCGAGAGCAAGCCGGCCGGCGATCTCTATGTGACGCTGAAACTCATGTTGCCCGAGGAGCCGGACGCCGAATTCGAGGCGCGGCTGCGGGACTTGCGCGAGCGGCATCACTACGATCCGCGCCGGAAGATGGGTTAA
- a CDS encoding Nramp family divalent metal transporter gives MATSAPWGSTSGELRRSVAVPAGGKLVNRIFVFLGPGYLVATGYMDPGNWATALAGGSKFGTALLFVAVLSSLMAIVLQSLSARLGVGAGLDLAQACRAHMPFPVAVFLWLLAEAGIFATDLAEVIGTAIGLELLFGLPLALGIVATALDAFLVLAFERLGFRKIELFVVSMLGLIGFCFAAELVMARPDMAAVARGLVPTSRFLADPEMLYLGLGILGATVMPHNLFLHSFVVQTRAVGVSARQKREAIRFAVLDSSLALFFALLVNGAILVLAAAVFHTRGLDQVAELGEAHRLIAPLLGEPLAAKLFAVALIACGLNSTVTATLAGQIVMEGFVHLRLAPAARRLVTRAIAIAPAIAVTLYAGESATARLLVLSQVVLSVTLPFAVVPLVLFTARRDVMGALVAPRRTTLVAAVIAAGVIALNVKLIIDAAAG, from the coding sequence GTGGCCACATCCGCGCCGTGGGGGTCGACGAGCGGAGAGCTGAGGCGCTCCGTGGCGGTTCCCGCCGGCGGCAAGCTCGTCAATCGCATCTTCGTCTTTCTCGGCCCCGGCTATCTCGTCGCCACGGGCTACATGGACCCCGGCAATTGGGCGACGGCGCTCGCCGGCGGCTCCAAGTTTGGAACGGCGCTGCTTTTCGTCGCCGTGCTCTCGAGCCTCATGGCCATCGTCCTGCAGTCCCTCTCGGCGCGGCTCGGCGTCGGCGCCGGGCTCGATCTCGCCCAGGCCTGCCGCGCCCATATGCCCTTTCCGGTGGCGGTCTTCCTCTGGCTCCTCGCCGAGGCCGGCATTTTCGCGACCGATCTCGCGGAAGTGATCGGCACGGCGATCGGACTCGAGCTGCTTTTCGGCCTGCCGCTCGCCCTCGGCATCGTCGCGACGGCGCTCGACGCCTTTCTCGTGCTCGCCTTCGAACGGCTGGGCTTTCGCAAGATCGAGCTTTTCGTCGTGTCGATGCTCGGTCTGATCGGCTTCTGTTTCGCCGCCGAGCTCGTGATGGCGCGGCCGGACATGGCGGCGGTGGCGCGGGGCCTCGTTCCCACGTCGCGCTTCCTCGCCGATCCCGAGATGCTTTATCTCGGGCTCGGCATTCTCGGCGCGACGGTGATGCCGCACAATCTCTTCCTGCATTCCTTCGTCGTCCAGACCCGCGCCGTGGGCGTCTCGGCGCGGCAGAAGCGCGAAGCCATCCGCTTCGCCGTGCTCGACAGCTCCCTCGCGCTCTTTTTCGCGCTGCTCGTCAATGGCGCAATCCTGGTGCTGGCGGCGGCCGTGTTTCATACCCGGGGGCTCGATCAGGTGGCCGAGCTCGGCGAGGCGCATCGGCTGATCGCGCCGCTGCTCGGCGAGCCCCTGGCCGCGAAGCTCTTCGCCGTGGCGCTCATCGCCTGCGGGCTCAATTCGACCGTCACCGCCACGCTCGCCGGGCAGATCGTGATGGAGGGCTTCGTCCATTTGCGTCTCGCCCCCGCGGCGCGGCGCCTCGTGACTCGGGCGATCGCCATCGCGCCCGCCATCGCCGTCACGCTCTACGCCGGCGAGAGCGCGACGGCGCGGCTTCTGGTGCTGAGCCAGGTGGTTCTCAGCGTGACCCTGCCCTTCGCGGTGGTCCCTCTCGTGCTCTTCACCGCGCGTCGCGACGTGATGGGCGCGCTCGTCGCGCCCCGCCGCACGACCCTTGTCGCGGCCGTGATCGCGGCGGGCGTCATCGCGCTGAACGTGAAGCTGATCATCGACGCGGCCGCGGGCTGA
- a CDS encoding histidine phosphatase family protein: MTRTIICLARHGETNWNIERRFQGQFDIALNARGRAQAQALARELDGAHFDRVYSSDLRRALATAAPIAGALGLEVRATQRLREKDDGAWQGHTHAEVQVKYADDYPHYLSRRPDFAAPEGETLEEFSRRIRSVLADIARESAGLTVLVVAHAGVLDIAWRMATGRALSEKREHPILNATPNWVAYEGGKWSLVDWARPEGRSEIAAPWDGAPLPRREAARALVVAPSGRALLMQYAGGLSPHFLALGHHHFWATPGGALKEGESFETALRREVHEETGLLIGQDLGPVVATREFPMELGDDWRQAIERYFLIRTEEFAPAPQSLTPEEKTHLLGWRWWSADEIAASCELIFPEGLEALLRKVVS; encoded by the coding sequence ATGACCCGCACCATCATCTGTCTCGCCCGCCACGGCGAGACCAACTGGAACATCGAGCGCCGTTTTCAGGGCCAGTTCGACATCGCCCTGAATGCGCGCGGGCGCGCGCAGGCGCAGGCCCTCGCCCGCGAGCTCGACGGCGCGCATTTCGATCGTGTCTATTCCAGCGATCTGCGCCGCGCCCTCGCCACCGCCGCGCCCATCGCCGGCGCGCTCGGCCTCGAGGTGCGGGCGACGCAGCGGCTGCGCGAGAAGGACGACGGCGCCTGGCAGGGCCATACGCACGCCGAGGTGCAGGTCAAATACGCCGACGACTATCCGCATTATCTTTCCCGCAGGCCGGATTTCGCCGCGCCCGAAGGGGAGACGCTCGAGGAGTTTTCGCGCCGCATCCGCTCCGTCCTCGCCGACATCGCGCGGGAAAGCGCCGGGCTCACCGTGCTCGTCGTCGCCCATGCGGGCGTCCTCGACATCGCCTGGCGCATGGCCACCGGCCGGGCGCTCTCCGAGAAGCGCGAGCATCCGATCCTCAATGCGACGCCGAACTGGGTCGCCTATGAGGGCGGCAAATGGTCGCTCGTCGACTGGGCGCGGCCGGAGGGGCGCTCGGAGATCGCCGCGCCCTGGGACGGCGCGCCGCTGCCCCGCCGCGAGGCCGCCCGCGCGCTCGTCGTCGCGCCTTCGGGCCGGGCGCTGCTGATGCAATATGCGGGCGGGCTGTCGCCGCATTTTCTGGCGCTCGGGCATCATCACTTCTGGGCGACGCCGGGCGGCGCGCTCAAGGAGGGCGAAAGCTTCGAGACGGCGCTGCGGCGGGAGGTTCACGAAGAAACGGGCCTGCTGATCGGCCAGGACCTGGGCCCCGTCGTGGCGACGCGCGAATTCCCCATGGAGCTCGGCGACGATTGGCGCCAGGCGATCGAGCGCTATTTCCTCATCAGAACGGAAGAGTTTGCGCCTGCCCCGCAAAGCCTCACGCCAGAGGAGAAGACGCATCTTCTCGGATGGCGGTGGTGGTCTGCCGACGAGATCGCTGCGTCTTGTGAGCTGATCTTCCCGGAAGGCCTCGAAGCGTTGCTGCGCAAGGTCGTTTCCTGA
- a CDS encoding TIGR02301 family protein has translation MKRSLAMRRSLAFLALACVSLPSFEAGAQGIFDNLFGPDRPERAPPRPARDVPRADKEKKRPDAAAAKAKKKGEAAKGQPETAAKPGAPGGEAPPPPYEGQLVRLSEVLGALAFLRDLCQEQDGAEWRDKMSALIEAEAPSGPRRDKYVAAFNRGFHGYELTYRACTQNARDATARYLDEAAKISREVSYRFGVP, from the coding sequence ATGAAGCGCAGCCTCGCCATGAGACGCAGCCTCGCCTTCCTTGCGCTCGCTTGCGTTTCGCTCCCGAGCTTCGAAGCCGGGGCCCAGGGGATTTTCGACAATCTCTTTGGCCCCGACCGTCCCGAGCGCGCGCCGCCACGGCCCGCTCGCGACGTCCCGCGCGCGGACAAGGAGAAGAAGCGCCCCGACGCGGCGGCCGCCAAGGCCAAGAAGAAGGGGGAGGCGGCCAAGGGGCAGCCGGAGACCGCCGCCAAACCGGGTGCGCCCGGCGGGGAGGCGCCGCCGCCGCCCTATGAGGGGCAGCTCGTGCGGCTTTCGGAAGTGCTCGGCGCGCTCGCCTTTCTGCGCGACCTCTGCCAGGAGCAGGACGGCGCCGAGTGGCGCGACAAAATGTCCGCCCTGATCGAGGCGGAGGCCCCGAGCGGCCCGCGGCGGGACAAATATGTCGCGGCCTTCAACCGCGGCTTTCATGGCTATGAGCTGACCTATCGGGCCTGCACCCAGAACGCCAGGGACGCGACGGCGCGCTATCTCGACGAGGCGGCCAAAATCTCCCGTGAGGTCAGCTACCGCTTCGGCGTTCCGTGA
- the pdxH gene encoding pyridoxamine 5'-phosphate oxidase translates to MNALTSGDFVEAVEPFELFGRWFEDARHKEINDPEAMVVATVDADGLPDARMVLMKEWSPEGFVFYTNAESAKGRQLSTNMKAAALFHWKSLRRQVRLRGPVEAVSEAESDAYYASRPRDSRIGAWASQQSRPLESRFALEKSVAAYAAKYAIGDIPRPPYWRGFRIQPVAMEFWQDRPFRLHDRLRFFREAPDHDWRKERLYP, encoded by the coding sequence GTGAACGCGTTAACGTCGGGTGACTTTGTCGAAGCAGTAGAACCCTTTGAGCTCTTCGGACGGTGGTTCGAGGACGCGCGGCATAAGGAGATCAACGATCCGGAAGCCATGGTCGTGGCGACCGTCGACGCCGACGGCCTTCCGGACGCGCGCATGGTGCTGATGAAGGAATGGAGCCCCGAGGGCTTCGTCTTCTACACCAACGCCGAAAGCGCCAAGGGCCGCCAGCTCTCCACCAATATGAAGGCGGCGGCGCTCTTCCACTGGAAATCGCTGCGCCGCCAGGTGCGTCTGCGCGGCCCCGTGGAGGCGGTGAGCGAGGCGGAGTCCGACGCCTATTATGCGAGTCGCCCGCGCGACTCGCGCATCGGCGCCTGGGCGAGCCAGCAGTCGCGTCCGCTGGAGAGCCGATTCGCGCTGGAGAAGTCGGTCGCGGCCTATGCGGCCAAATATGCGATCGGCGACATACCGCGTCCGCCCTATTGGCGCGGCTTCCGGATCCAGCCGGTCGCCATGGAGTTCTGGCAGGACCGTCCCTTCCGTCTGCACGACCGGCTGCGCTTCTTCCGCGAGGCGCCGGATCATGACTGGCGCAAGGAGCGCCTTTATCCATGA
- a CDS encoding RT0821/Lpp0805 family surface protein, producing MRIRHITDGPFAQFPRLRIIGALAVAGALSGCSIAIPVASSNNSALWRGAPEDATGSIARPAPKLSRHLDAEDMRRAMAAMGTALDPQGSGASVHWDNPQSGARGSFTPVGQAYPLDGKICRGFVADIEAGETGEKLKGAACREKSADWALTEAKPVKS from the coding sequence TTGCGTATCAGACATATAACCGATGGCCCGTTTGCTCAATTCCCGCGCCTGCGCATCATCGGCGCGCTCGCCGTCGCCGGCGCCCTTTCGGGTTGCTCCATCGCCATTCCCGTTGCCTCTTCCAACAATTCCGCCCTGTGGCGGGGCGCGCCGGAAGATGCGACCGGCTCCATCGCCCGTCCCGCGCCGAAGCTCTCCCGCCATCTCGACGCCGAGGATATGCGCCGCGCCATGGCGGCGATGGGCACGGCGCTCGATCCCCAGGGGAGCGGCGCGAGCGTCCATTGGGACAATCCGCAATCGGGGGCCAGGGGCTCCTTCACGCCCGTCGGACAGGCCTATCCGCTCGACGGCAAGATCTGCCGCGGCTTTGTCGCGGACATCGAAGCCGGCGAAACCGGCGAGAAGCTCAAAGGCGCCGCCTGCCGCGAGAAATCGGCGGACTGGGCGCTGACCGAGGCGAAGCCCGTCAAAAGCTAG
- a CDS encoding DUF983 domain-containing protein, whose protein sequence is MTEKHVPARDAASTPLALWRGASMKCPRCGAGRIFEGYLTRRDACPHCGESFEGLDADDGPAWLTIGLVAHIVVPLLIFLERGELLPYWQEAAILVLVTIVAALVFLPVSKGFFVAALWLVDRKPG, encoded by the coding sequence ATGACTGAAAAGCATGTTCCGGCGCGCGACGCCGCCTCGACGCCCTTGGCCCTGTGGCGCGGCGCGTCGATGAAATGCCCGCGCTGCGGCGCCGGGCGCATTTTCGAAGGCTATCTGACACGCCGCGACGCCTGTCCGCACTGTGGCGAAAGCTTCGAGGGGCTCGACGCCGACGACGGGCCGGCCTGGCTCACCATCGGCCTCGTCGCGCATATCGTCGTGCCGCTGCTGATCTTTCTGGAGCGCGGCGAACTCCTGCCCTACTGGCAGGAGGCGGCGATCCTCGTCCTCGTCACGATCGTCGCCGCGCTGGTCTTTCTGCCGGTTTCGAAGGGTTTCTTCGTCGCGGCCCTGTGGCTCGTCGACCGCAAGCCGGGTTAG
- a CDS encoding HpcH/HpaI aldolase/citrate lyase family protein — protein sequence MKLPNQFYRPLAIGAPEPYRELPVKVERMIHFVPPHVEKMRAKVQDIAKQVDVVLGNLEDAIPADAKEAARAGFIEMAKNTDFGSTGLWTRMNALNSPWALDDMIDIVGAVGNKLDVVMLPKVEGPWDIAYLDQLLAQLEARNGVRKPILIHAILETAEGVKNVDAIASASPRMHGISLGPADLAASRAMKTTRVGGGHPEYKVIADAAGDAPRAVFQQDLWHYTIAKMVDACAAAGIKAFYGPFGDFSDAAACEVQFRNAFLLGCAGAWSLHPTQIEIAKRVFSPDPAEVAFAKKVLDAMPDGTGAVMIDGKMQDDATWKQCKVVVDLAKQVAAKDADFAKIYGL from the coding sequence ATGAAACTTCCCAACCAGTTCTATCGCCCGCTCGCCATCGGCGCCCCCGAGCCCTATCGGGAGCTCCCGGTCAAGGTCGAGCGCATGATTCATTTCGTGCCGCCGCATGTCGAGAAGATGCGGGCGAAGGTTCAGGACATCGCCAAACAGGTCGACGTGGTGCTCGGCAATCTCGAGGACGCGATTCCCGCCGACGCCAAGGAAGCCGCCCGCGCCGGCTTCATCGAGATGGCGAAGAACACGGATTTCGGCTCGACGGGCCTGTGGACCCGCATGAACGCCCTGAACAGTCCCTGGGCGCTCGACGACATGATCGACATCGTCGGCGCGGTCGGAAACAAGCTCGACGTCGTCATGCTGCCCAAGGTCGAAGGCCCCTGGGACATCGCCTATCTCGACCAGCTGCTCGCCCAGCTCGAAGCCAGGAACGGCGTCAGGAAGCCCATTCTCATCCACGCCATTCTCGAGACGGCCGAGGGCGTGAAAAACGTCGACGCCATCGCGTCCGCCTCGCCGCGCATGCACGGCATCAGCCTCGGCCCGGCGGATCTCGCGGCCTCGCGCGCCATGAAGACGACCCGCGTCGGCGGCGGCCATCCGGAATACAAGGTCATCGCCGACGCCGCCGGCGACGCGCCGCGCGCCGTCTTCCAGCAGGATTTGTGGCACTACACCATCGCAAAAATGGTCGACGCCTGCGCCGCCGCCGGCATCAAGGCCTTTTACGGTCCCTTCGGCGATTTCTCCGACGCCGCCGCCTGCGAGGTCCAGTTCCGCAACGCCTTCCTGCTCGGCTGCGCCGGCGCCTGGTCGCTGCACCCGACCCAGATCGAGATCGCCAAGCGCGTCTTCTCACCCGATCCGGCCGAAGTCGCCTTCGCCAAAAAGGTGCTGGACGCCATGCCGGACGGCACCGGCGCGGTGATGATCGACGGCAAGATGCAGGACGACGCCACCTGGAAACAGTGCAAGGTGGTGGTCGATCTGGCGAAGCAGGTCGCGGCGAAGGACGCCGATTTCGCGAAGATTTACGGGCTGTGA